Proteins found in one Gimesia chilikensis genomic segment:
- a CDS encoding ankyrin repeat domain-containing protein gives MEVDEYIASGNIEGLKKLFDEGMTMLELEINFSNEGLFLHDAVERGNLKLIQFLIEKGADPNVRDEVDHTCPLEAAVDHDQREIAKYLLDKTEAPESRQYAEEYLAEEPTEK, from the coding sequence GTGGAAGTCGATGAGTACATCGCCAGCGGAAATATCGAAGGTCTGAAAAAACTGTTCGATGAGGGAATGACCATGCTGGAACTCGAAATAAATTTTTCGAATGAAGGCCTCTTTCTGCACGATGCGGTTGAGCGGGGGAACCTGAAACTGATTCAGTTTCTGATCGAAAAAGGGGCCGATCCCAACGTCCGTGATGAAGTGGATCATACCTGCCCGCTGGAAGCCGCCGTCGATCACGATCAGAGAGAGATCGCAAAATATCTGCTGGACAAAACCGAGGCCCCCGAGTCGCGCCAGTACGCCGAAGAATATCTGGCAGAAGAGCCCACAGAAAAGTAA
- a CDS encoding outer membrane lipoprotein-sorting protein, giving the protein MNLLPAFRGCCLFACLWSCLLLTSAQTAESKTQTASPLQQQWHTLVERMIQQRMQLQAGHFQATTRISFPKTQPEEATILFDAECWFADRFQKVRFDQTVKQPLLRYEEKPEIQTSLSTWIRTPEMSIHTEGNRTSVRIYEPDAHPGGYYSPFDVRVMGLVKTAELMQTQTRKRREHFFLPDLVEWLKQYQAEQIETTAAGLTEVTLNKDNPKDTKLILQFDPAQGYTLVSYRFYMKSGMPPQFKTTPVIQNQVTWQKRSNVWVPVQYESTNRWIDHHVTMQLKWLKVNQEIPDSTFTIDALDLPRGLPVTTDDGEKGIIETQIIDHRNGQNKLIRGGSFISDKELK; this is encoded by the coding sequence ATGAACCTGTTACCAGCATTCCGTGGCTGTTGTCTGTTCGCCTGCCTCTGGTCTTGTCTGCTGCTGACCTCAGCTCAGACCGCGGAATCGAAAACGCAAACAGCGTCCCCTCTACAACAACAGTGGCATACGCTGGTGGAACGCATGATTCAACAACGCATGCAGCTGCAAGCGGGGCATTTCCAGGCGACGACGCGCATTTCCTTTCCCAAAACGCAACCGGAAGAAGCCACGATCCTCTTTGACGCAGAGTGCTGGTTTGCCGACCGGTTCCAGAAAGTCCGCTTTGATCAGACAGTCAAACAGCCCCTGTTGCGATACGAAGAGAAACCGGAGATTCAGACCTCACTATCAACGTGGATCCGCACGCCGGAGATGAGCATTCACACGGAAGGGAATCGAACCAGCGTACGCATTTATGAGCCGGACGCGCACCCGGGCGGTTATTATTCGCCATTCGATGTCCGCGTGATGGGGCTGGTTAAAACTGCGGAACTGATGCAGACCCAAACCCGTAAACGCCGAGAGCACTTTTTCCTTCCCGATCTCGTGGAATGGTTAAAGCAATATCAAGCGGAACAGATCGAGACCACCGCCGCGGGTCTCACGGAAGTCACCCTGAACAAGGACAACCCAAAAGACACTAAGCTCATTCTGCAATTCGACCCGGCACAAGGCTACACGCTCGTCAGTTACCGTTTCTACATGAAGTCGGGCATGCCCCCGCAATTTAAGACCACACCCGTCATTCAGAATCAGGTCACCTGGCAGAAACGATCCAATGTCTGGGTGCCGGTGCAGTATGAATCCACCAACCGCTGGATCGATCATCACGTCACCATGCAGCTGAAATGGCTTAAAGTCAACCAGGAAATCCCTGACTCCACCTTCACGATTGATGCGCTGGACCTCCCGCGAGGCCTGCCCGTCACAACGGATGACGGAGAGAAGGGGATCATCGAAACTCAGATCATCGACCATCGCAACGGCCAGAATAAACTGATCCGCGGCGGCTCGTTTATCTCAGACAAGGAATTGAAATAG
- a CDS encoding DUF1553 domain-containing protein: MIRLRLPELVYAAGLLGLFLTDSSSVCGGEIEFNRDVRPILSDLCFQCHGPDASQRQADLRLDQESGLLGTKADPGVVLPGNAAESELFKRLLTTDLELVMPPPSSEKQITADQIDTIKRWIDAGARWQKHWAFIPPRRPEIPQVSQQAWVRNPIDAFVLARLEAEGLKPSPAADRSTLLRRLSLDLTGLPPALAEQDAFFQDESPDAYERLVDRLLASPHYGERMALEWLDAARFADTSGYQTDGERHMWRWREWVINAFNSNQPFNQFTIEQLAGDLLPNPTLDQLVATGFNRNHRANSEGGIIFDEYLLEYAVDRVETTGTVWLGLTVGCARCHEHKYDPVSQKEFYQLIAFFNNIPERGRVIKYGNAAPFVKAPTAAQQQELDELKQQISELEGKLKSAEPELKGLQKQWEAKQPSADLELKHPQQHLAYRIDFNGELKLQVIGKQQMDYYANRTNASSDVERYEQDGSTSQAQFEPTAEGQALKLNGTEQHEVKELREPQGFKLDGQKPVHLKGDAKPILSDKDPFSVVFQVNPAQPDGTILASLTPKQDESGFRIFLKEGRLQINMGPRWLDDAVLLAARDKLELNRWSHVVLTYAGNSQAGDIQLYVNGEPQELEVKLDYLTGGFAFPAPFVFGAYHDRDYFRGLVDDFRIYRTQLTPDWVTLDLVRESVPEILKIPVNKRSAGQQLKVTRYFMTYRAPTEYRLAFFNLRSLKEKQFALERRLPTSMVMREQDEMQPTFVLMRGEYDKPGEQVSADVPASLGTLSADLPRNRLGLARWLVDPANPLTARVIVNRYWQMYFGNGLVKTTEDFGSQGSWPTHPELLDWLATEFIRTGWDVKRLQKLIVTSATYRQSSHVSPALLKADPENQLLARAARLRLPAEMIRDQTLSVSGLLRPEIGGPSVKPYQPQGVWKEIASQVYEPGTGAELYRRSMYTYWKRTVPPPMMATFDAPSRETCIVKRSRTNTPLQALALLNDVTYVEASRKLAERMLDQKVQTPAGRIRYAMRVVLAREPSDRELDIFLKGWERYQSRFAAQPEAARKFLDVGESRPAIQYDPAEHAAFTVIASLILNLDETINRE, from the coding sequence GTGATAAGACTGCGATTGCCGGAACTGGTTTACGCTGCGGGCCTGCTCGGATTATTTCTGACGGACTCGTCCTCTGTATGCGGAGGCGAGATCGAGTTTAACCGTGATGTGCGGCCGATCCTTTCCGATCTCTGTTTTCAGTGTCACGGCCCCGATGCCTCTCAACGCCAGGCCGATCTGCGGCTCGATCAGGAGAGCGGTCTCCTGGGAACCAAGGCTGACCCGGGAGTGGTGCTTCCCGGAAACGCGGCTGAGAGTGAATTATTCAAACGACTGCTGACGACTGATCTGGAACTGGTAATGCCTCCACCGTCGTCAGAGAAGCAGATCACAGCAGACCAGATCGATACCATCAAACGCTGGATCGATGCGGGGGCCCGCTGGCAGAAACACTGGGCCTTTATTCCACCCCGACGCCCCGAGATTCCCCAGGTCAGTCAGCAGGCCTGGGTGCGTAATCCCATCGATGCGTTCGTGCTGGCACGGCTGGAAGCAGAGGGGTTGAAACCCTCTCCCGCGGCAGATCGATCGACGCTGCTCCGCCGACTGAGCCTGGACCTGACCGGTCTCCCCCCTGCTCTGGCAGAACAGGATGCGTTTTTTCAGGATGAGTCCCCCGATGCTTACGAACGCCTGGTGGATCGTCTGCTGGCGTCACCCCATTATGGCGAGCGGATGGCGCTGGAGTGGCTCGATGCGGCCCGCTTTGCTGATACCAGCGGTTATCAGACCGACGGGGAACGGCATATGTGGCGCTGGCGCGAATGGGTGATCAATGCATTCAACAGCAATCAGCCTTTCAATCAGTTTACCATCGAACAGCTGGCCGGGGATCTGCTGCCGAACCCTACGCTGGATCAACTGGTTGCCACCGGTTTCAATCGAAATCATCGGGCGAATTCCGAAGGGGGAATCATCTTTGATGAATACCTGCTGGAATACGCGGTCGACCGGGTCGAGACCACAGGGACGGTCTGGCTGGGACTGACGGTGGGATGCGCCCGCTGTCACGAGCACAAATACGATCCTGTTTCGCAGAAAGAATTTTACCAGCTGATCGCCTTTTTCAATAACATTCCCGAACGGGGGCGTGTGATCAAATACGGGAATGCAGCCCCCTTCGTCAAAGCACCGACTGCTGCTCAACAGCAGGAACTGGACGAATTGAAACAACAGATCAGCGAACTGGAAGGGAAGCTTAAGTCCGCCGAACCTGAGTTGAAGGGTCTGCAGAAACAGTGGGAGGCGAAGCAGCCTTCAGCCGACCTGGAACTCAAACATCCACAGCAGCACCTGGCCTACCGGATTGACTTTAACGGCGAACTGAAGCTGCAGGTCATCGGCAAACAGCAGATGGATTACTATGCAAACCGGACCAATGCTTCGAGTGATGTGGAGAGATACGAGCAGGATGGATCAACCAGCCAGGCCCAATTCGAGCCGACTGCAGAAGGACAGGCGCTGAAACTTAATGGCACCGAACAGCATGAAGTTAAAGAGTTGAGAGAACCACAGGGTTTCAAACTGGATGGTCAAAAGCCGGTCCATTTGAAAGGAGACGCGAAGCCGATTTTGAGTGACAAAGATCCGTTCTCGGTCGTCTTTCAGGTCAACCCTGCTCAACCAGACGGAACGATTCTGGCATCACTGACACCGAAGCAGGATGAGAGCGGCTTTCGGATCTTTCTCAAAGAGGGACGACTGCAGATCAACATGGGGCCGCGCTGGCTCGATGATGCGGTTTTGCTGGCAGCCCGCGACAAGCTGGAACTGAACCGCTGGTCGCATGTGGTTCTCACCTATGCGGGGAATTCGCAGGCAGGCGACATCCAGCTGTATGTCAATGGAGAGCCACAGGAACTGGAGGTCAAACTCGATTATCTGACCGGCGGGTTTGCGTTTCCTGCGCCGTTCGTGTTTGGGGCCTATCATGATCGCGATTACTTTCGCGGGCTGGTTGACGATTTCCGAATCTACCGAACGCAGCTGACCCCAGACTGGGTAACCCTCGACCTGGTGCGAGAGTCGGTTCCCGAAATTCTGAAGATTCCTGTCAATAAACGAAGTGCAGGCCAGCAGCTGAAAGTGACGCGCTACTTCATGACGTATCGGGCACCGACGGAATACCGTCTCGCTTTCTTTAATTTGCGGTCTCTGAAAGAAAAGCAGTTCGCATTGGAACGTCGTCTGCCAACCAGCATGGTGATGCGGGAGCAGGACGAAATGCAGCCCACCTTCGTACTCATGCGAGGCGAATACGATAAACCGGGCGAGCAGGTCTCTGCCGACGTTCCGGCCAGTCTGGGAACGTTGTCCGCCGATCTGCCCCGCAATCGACTGGGGCTGGCCCGCTGGCTCGTCGATCCGGCAAATCCGTTGACGGCACGTGTGATCGTGAACCGCTACTGGCAGATGTATTTTGGAAATGGACTGGTCAAGACGACCGAAGACTTCGGTTCACAGGGTTCCTGGCCGACGCATCCCGAACTGCTCGACTGGCTGGCGACCGAGTTCATTCGCACGGGTTGGGATGTGAAACGGCTGCAGAAGCTGATTGTCACATCCGCGACCTACCGGCAGTCATCGCATGTCTCGCCTGCCTTGTTGAAAGCGGATCCCGAGAACCAACTGCTGGCGCGGGCGGCCCGGTTGCGTCTGCCTGCGGAGATGATTCGCGATCAGACGCTGTCTGTCTCCGGTCTGCTTCGTCCCGAGATCGGCGGTCCTTCGGTCAAACCCTATCAACCTCAGGGAGTCTGGAAGGAGATTGCCAGCCAGGTCTACGAACCGGGAACCGGAGCCGAACTGTATCGCCGGAGTATGTATACCTACTGGAAACGCACTGTGCCTCCCCCGATGATGGCGACCTTCGATGCGCCGTCCCGCGAGACCTGTATCGTCAAACGTTCGCGGACCAATACGCCGCTACAGGCCCTGGCGCTGCTCAACGATGTGACCTATGTCGAAGCGTCCCGCAAGCTGGCCGAGCGGATGCTCGATCAGAAAGTCCAGACGCCGGCTGGCCGGATTCGGTATGCGATGCGGGTTGTGCTGGCGCGTGAGCCGAGTGATCGCGAGCTGGATATCTTTCTTAAGGGATGGGAGCGTTATCAGAGCCGATTTGCGGCGCAGCCTGAAGCGGCGAGGAAGTTCCTCGACGTGGGTGAGTCGCGGCCGGCGATTCAGTACGACCCTGCGGAGCACGCTGCTTTTACGGTGATTGCCAGTCTGATATTAAACCTGGATGAGACCATTAACAGGGAATAA
- a CDS encoding DUF971 domain-containing protein — translation MELTPTELKRLDDQTLLITWSDGQRKRYAVSDLRKACPCVMCRNERKAAEHAPQQLTILAPTELAPLKIDRMALAGNYAYRITFSDGHNTGLFTFEHLRELGEVEE, via the coding sequence ATGGAACTGACCCCAACCGAACTGAAACGCCTCGACGACCAGACGCTGCTCATCACCTGGAGCGACGGACAGCGGAAACGCTATGCGGTCTCTGACCTGCGTAAGGCCTGCCCCTGTGTGATGTGTCGCAATGAACGCAAGGCGGCCGAACACGCACCACAGCAGCTGACGATTCTGGCCCCGACCGAACTGGCACCGCTCAAAATCGACCGCATGGCACTGGCCGGCAACTACGCCTACCGCATCACCTTCAGCGATGGTCACAACACGGGCCTGTTTACCTTCGAGCACCTGCGCGAACTGGGCGAAGTTGAGGAATAG
- a CDS encoding DUF1501 domain-containing protein encodes MQNRTDQLTMQVNRRSFLRQNTAGVGLAALATLLTESQSGNLQAAESKPAVTSGLHFPARAKRVIYLSQSGAPSQLDLFDYKPGLKKFHKTELPDSIRQGQRLTGMTSGQKSFPIAASMFKFAQQGESGTWMSELLPHTAKIADEICVVKSLFTEAINHDPAITFLQTGSIQAGRPSMGSWISYGLGSENRDLPTFVALTSGAGGQPLYDRLWGSGFLPTKHQGVKFRRSSDPVLFLSNPPGIDSELRREMLDELGTLNRIALDEKGDPEIATRISQYELAFRMQSSVPELADLSQESAETFELYGEQAKQPGTYAANCLLARRLAERGVRFIQLYHRGWDHHLNLPSKIKQLTGETDQATAALILDLKQRGMLDDTLVVWAGEFGRTVYCQGTLTASNYGRDHHPRCFTVWAAGGGMKPGMTYGATDDFSYNITENPLPVHDLNATILHCLGIDHKKLTFKFQGRDYRLTDVHGNVAQPLLS; translated from the coding sequence ATGCAGAACAGGACAGATCAACTGACAATGCAGGTCAATCGCCGGTCATTTCTGCGCCAGAACACCGCCGGTGTGGGGCTGGCAGCGCTCGCGACGCTGCTTACGGAATCACAGTCAGGCAATCTGCAGGCGGCTGAGTCGAAGCCGGCTGTCACCAGCGGTCTGCACTTCCCCGCACGGGCGAAACGGGTGATCTACCTGAGTCAGTCGGGGGCACCTTCGCAGCTCGACCTGTTCGACTATAAGCCGGGGCTGAAGAAGTTTCACAAGACAGAACTCCCTGATTCGATCCGCCAGGGCCAGCGGTTGACGGGGATGACCTCCGGCCAGAAGAGCTTCCCGATTGCTGCGTCGATGTTCAAGTTCGCCCAGCAGGGAGAGTCCGGCACCTGGATGAGCGAACTGCTGCCTCACACGGCGAAGATTGCAGACGAGATCTGCGTGGTCAAATCGCTATTCACCGAAGCCATCAATCATGATCCCGCGATTACGTTTCTGCAGACCGGCAGTATTCAGGCGGGACGCCCCAGCATGGGTTCCTGGATATCATATGGGCTGGGGAGCGAAAACCGGGATCTGCCGACGTTTGTGGCGCTCACTTCGGGAGCCGGCGGACAGCCTCTGTATGATCGTCTCTGGGGAAGCGGATTTCTGCCCACGAAACATCAGGGGGTGAAGTTCCGACGCTCCAGTGATCCGGTGCTGTTTCTCTCCAATCCGCCGGGGATCGACTCCGAGCTGCGACGCGAGATGCTGGATGAATTGGGAACGCTGAATCGGATCGCGCTGGACGAAAAAGGTGATCCTGAAATTGCGACCCGCATCTCCCAGTACGAACTTGCGTTTCGGATGCAATCCTCGGTTCCGGAGCTGGCCGATCTGTCGCAGGAATCAGCCGAGACTTTTGAGCTCTATGGAGAACAGGCGAAACAACCGGGCACGTACGCCGCGAACTGTCTGCTGGCCCGTCGTCTGGCCGAACGGGGCGTGCGGTTTATTCAACTGTATCACCGCGGCTGGGATCATCATCTCAATCTGCCGAGTAAGATTAAGCAGCTGACCGGAGAGACCGACCAGGCGACGGCGGCGTTGATTCTCGATCTGAAACAACGGGGCATGCTGGATGACACGCTGGTTGTCTGGGCGGGAGAATTTGGTCGAACCGTTTACTGCCAGGGGACGCTCACCGCATCGAATTATGGCCGCGATCATCACCCGCGGTGTTTCACAGTCTGGGCTGCCGGCGGCGGAATGAAGCCGGGAATGACATACGGGGCGACCGACGATTTCAGTTATAACATCACCGAAAACCCGCTACCCGTGCATGACTTGAATGCGACGATCCTGCACTGCCTGGGAATTGATCACAAAAAACTGACGTTCAAATTCCAGGGCCGCGACTACCGCCTGACCGACGTGCACGGGAACGTGGCACAGCCGCTGTTGAGTTAA